A genomic stretch from Serratia entomophila includes:
- a CDS encoding amidohydrolase family protein, whose product MSIFDQPKIDCHHHIFDPQRFPYAADSGYHPAGHELATLEHYRAVMQAYGIRHSLIVGPTSAYNTDNRYLLAALAEGEGRHKGIAVVPRDADSQTLASLQAQGVVGIALNVAMLGVEPFLRLDGLMGRLAELGMYAQIQVQDDQLPALMPLLARSRTRLLFDHSGRPDVRAGLQQPAFQALLSLAQREHTYVKLSGLAKFSRQRYPFSDGQPYLQALLSAYGGEKCMWGSDWPFLRATERMDMGTLLMLAEQLFPDAPTRRQILWQTPQRLFGFAD is encoded by the coding sequence ATGAGCATTTTCGATCAGCCTAAAATCGACTGTCACCATCACATCTTCGATCCGCAGCGCTTTCCCTACGCGGCGGACAGCGGCTATCACCCGGCGGGCCACGAGCTGGCTACGCTCGAACATTACCGCGCGGTGATGCAGGCCTACGGCATCCGCCATTCGCTGATCGTCGGCCCCACCTCGGCCTACAACACCGACAACCGCTATCTGCTGGCGGCGCTGGCAGAAGGCGAAGGCCGCCACAAGGGCATCGCGGTGGTGCCGCGCGACGCCGACAGCCAGACGCTGGCGAGCCTGCAGGCGCAGGGGGTGGTTGGCATCGCGCTCAACGTGGCGATGCTCGGCGTCGAACCTTTTCTGCGGCTGGACGGGCTGATGGGCCGTTTGGCGGAGCTGGGCATGTACGCGCAAATTCAGGTGCAGGACGACCAACTGCCGGCGCTGATGCCGCTGCTGGCGCGCAGCCGCACCCGGCTGCTGTTCGACCACTCGGGGCGGCCGGACGTGCGCGCCGGCCTGCAACAGCCGGCGTTTCAGGCGTTGCTGTCGCTCGCGCAGCGTGAACACACCTACGTCAAGCTGTCGGGGCTGGCGAAGTTTTCCCGTCAGCGCTATCCGTTCAGCGACGGCCAGCCTTACCTGCAGGCGCTGCTGAGCGCCTACGGCGGTGAAAAATGCATGTGGGGGTCGGACTGGCCATTCCTGCGCGCCACCGAACGGATGGACATGGGCACGCTGCTGATGCTGGCGGAGCAGCTGTTCCCTGACGCCCCCACCCGCCGACAGATTTTATGGCAAACGCCGCAGAGGCTGTTTGGCTTTGCCGATTAA
- a CDS encoding flavin-containing monooxygenase produces MGEHVDVLIIGAGISGIDAAYHLRQTCPDRSILMLDAMDGFGGTWWTHRYPGARSDSDLFTYGYSFKPWRGASIATAEEIRNYLGEVIAENDLGRHIRYGHRVMAANWSTQDRCWSVEAIRTDTGEILQFTAGFLWLCPGYYRHQQGHVPDWPELERFAGAVIHPQNWPQDLSWKGKRIVVIGSGATAATLIPALTGEAEHVTLLQRSPTFFVVEPAEHALAAPLRALGIPEEWTYEILRRAYIAQNLELNRMSLEQPEDLRKQLLDAVRAQLPDDFDVEKHFSPRYRPQQQRLAFVPGGDFFVPLRDGKASVITDRIVRFNEKGIVLSSGEFLEADIVVTATGFNLCLFGDVLFSIDEKPVDFTEHVTYRGLMINDVPNMAYTLGYLRTSWTMRAELVSEFVCRLLGYMDEREAKTVVPVLRPQEENMPHLPFCDPNNFNPGYIMRSQHIMYRQGDHAPWQSLREYAEERHEFPAATLDDGILTYG; encoded by the coding sequence ATGGGTGAACATGTGGATGTACTAATCATCGGCGCAGGGATCTCGGGTATAGATGCGGCCTACCATTTGCGGCAAACATGCCCTGATCGAAGCATTCTCATGCTGGATGCCATGGATGGCTTTGGCGGTACCTGGTGGACGCATCGTTACCCAGGAGCGCGTTCCGATAGCGACTTGTTCACCTACGGTTACTCATTCAAACCCTGGCGCGGCGCTTCTATTGCGACTGCCGAGGAGATCCGCAATTACCTCGGTGAAGTCATTGCGGAAAATGATCTGGGCCGACATATCCGTTACGGGCATCGGGTGATGGCAGCGAACTGGTCGACCCAAGACAGGTGTTGGAGCGTGGAAGCGATCCGAACCGATACCGGCGAAATATTGCAATTCACGGCCGGGTTTCTGTGGCTGTGTCCTGGTTACTACCGCCATCAGCAGGGACATGTTCCAGACTGGCCGGAGCTGGAGCGCTTCGCGGGGGCGGTCATTCACCCGCAGAACTGGCCGCAAGATCTGAGTTGGAAGGGGAAAAGAATCGTCGTGATAGGTTCGGGCGCCACGGCGGCGACCCTTATTCCTGCGTTAACCGGGGAGGCGGAGCACGTCACGTTATTGCAGCGGTCGCCCACATTTTTTGTCGTCGAGCCAGCGGAACACGCGCTGGCGGCACCGCTGCGTGCGCTGGGGATCCCTGAGGAGTGGACGTACGAGATCCTGCGCCGGGCCTATATCGCACAGAATCTCGAGCTCAACAGGATGTCGCTGGAGCAACCAGAAGATCTGCGCAAGCAGCTGCTGGATGCGGTCCGCGCCCAGCTCCCCGACGATTTCGACGTAGAAAAGCATTTTAGCCCTCGCTACCGGCCACAGCAACAGAGGCTGGCATTTGTTCCCGGAGGCGATTTTTTTGTGCCTTTGCGTGACGGCAAGGCCTCCGTTATTACGGACAGGATCGTGCGTTTCAACGAAAAGGGGATCGTCCTGTCTTCGGGGGAATTTCTGGAGGCCGATATCGTGGTGACGGCGACGGGCTTCAACCTTTGTCTTTTCGGCGATGTGCTCTTCAGTATCGATGAGAAACCGGTGGACTTTACCGAGCACGTTACCTATCGGGGATTGATGATCAACGATGTTCCAAACATGGCGTACACCCTGGGCTATTTGCGTACCAGTTGGACCATGCGCGCGGAACTGGTGAGCGAGTTCGTTTGTCGACTGCTCGGATACATGGACGAGCGAGAGGCAAAGACGGTCGTTCCCGTACTGCGCCCTCAGGAAGAGAACATGCCGCATCTGCCATTCTGCGACCCGAATAATTTCAATCCGGGGTACATCATGCGCTCCCAGCACATTATGTATCGGCAAGGCGACCACGCCCCCTGGCAGAGTCTGCGCGAATACGCGGAAGAACGCCACGAGTTTCCTGCAGCGACGCTGGACGATGGCATTCTGACTTACGGTTGA
- the yniD gene encoding small membrane protein YniD produces MATKRMRTKHWKMFLILLLICLALLLLRWAAIAFG; encoded by the coding sequence TTGGCAACCAAACGAATGCGCACCAAACATTGGAAAATGTTCCTGATCCTGCTGCTGATCTGCCTGGCGCTGCTGCTGTTGCGTTGGGCGGCGATAGCCTTCGGTTAA
- the aroQ gene encoding type II 3-dehydroquinate dehydratase, whose product MKTIYVLNGPNLNLLGTREPETYGHNTLATIERLCRDTAAELEVNLEFRQTNHEGEMIDWIQQTRGQAQALVINPAAWTHTSVAIRDAVTAVALPLFEVHITNVHKREPFRHHSYLSDVAHGVICGFGIQGYRYALMQAAQL is encoded by the coding sequence ATGAAGACCATTTACGTGCTCAACGGCCCCAACCTCAATCTGCTGGGCACCCGCGAACCGGAAACCTATGGCCATAATACGCTGGCGACCATCGAACGGCTGTGCCGCGACACCGCCGCCGAGCTGGAGGTTAACCTCGAGTTTCGCCAGACCAACCACGAGGGGGAAATGATTGACTGGATCCAGCAAACCCGCGGCCAGGCGCAGGCGTTGGTGATCAACCCGGCGGCCTGGACCCACACCTCGGTGGCGATACGTGACGCCGTCACAGCCGTGGCGCTGCCGCTGTTCGAAGTGCATATCACCAACGTGCACAAGCGGGAGCCGTTTCGCCACCATTCCTATCTGTCCGACGTGGCCCACGGCGTGATCTGCGGTTTCGGCATTCAGGGCTACCGCTACGCGCTGATGCAGGCTGCGCAGCTCTAA
- a CDS encoding MFS transporter: MSNHNIVDVKAWIDSRPISGYQWLVLLLCFIIIMFDGYDAAVMGFIAPALIEDWGISRAEMGPILGAAMFGVALGALIAGPYSDRFGRKKVLLLSVLCFALFSLLSTFARTPLEMALLRFLTGLGLGAVMPNCVTLVSEYMPERRRGLMITLMYSGFNIGSGAGGFIAAGMLPHYGWKAVLFLGGIMPLLMLPLLIWILPESTLYMVVRNHHKDKIAQILRRAGGVFSAGTTFVLKTPVMPKKARVLQLFSNGYAKGTLVLWLTYFMGLFVIYLLNGWLPTIVRGAGFSLERAAIIAGLFQLGGTLGGLMVGGLMDRFVAKRVIGLFYLMGMCCLLSQGIWGFGPTVLAALVFASGVCINGAQTGLQAFSPAFYPTEMRATGVSWMHGIGRSGAIISSSMGGVLLGIFPGATSIFIILAIPALLAAITIINHQKAHPAEMVKGIGLNDLPALSRTMNNR, encoded by the coding sequence ATGAGCAACCACAACATTGTCGACGTCAAAGCGTGGATCGATTCCCGCCCCATCTCCGGTTATCAGTGGCTGGTGCTGCTGCTGTGCTTCATCATCATCATGTTCGATGGATATGACGCCGCGGTGATGGGTTTTATTGCGCCTGCGCTGATCGAAGACTGGGGCATTTCGCGCGCCGAAATGGGCCCGATCCTCGGCGCCGCCATGTTCGGCGTGGCGTTGGGCGCGCTGATCGCCGGCCCCTACTCCGACCGTTTCGGCCGCAAAAAAGTGCTGCTGCTGTCGGTCCTGTGCTTCGCGCTGTTCAGCCTGCTCAGCACCTTCGCCCGCACCCCGCTGGAAATGGCGCTGCTGCGCTTTCTTACCGGCCTGGGGCTGGGCGCAGTGATGCCCAACTGCGTGACGCTGGTGTCGGAATACATGCCGGAACGCCGCCGCGGGTTGATGATCACCCTGATGTACAGCGGCTTCAACATCGGCTCCGGCGCCGGCGGGTTTATCGCCGCCGGCATGCTGCCGCACTACGGCTGGAAGGCGGTACTGTTCCTCGGCGGCATCATGCCGCTGCTGATGCTGCCGCTGCTGATCTGGATCCTGCCGGAATCGACGCTGTACATGGTGGTACGCAACCACCACAAGGACAAAATCGCCCAGATCCTGCGCCGTGCCGGCGGGGTGTTCAGCGCCGGCACCACCTTCGTGCTGAAAACGCCGGTGATGCCGAAAAAGGCCCGGGTGCTGCAGCTGTTCAGCAACGGCTACGCCAAAGGCACGCTGGTGCTGTGGCTGACCTACTTTATGGGGTTGTTCGTTATCTACCTGCTGAACGGCTGGCTGCCGACCATCGTGCGCGGCGCCGGCTTCTCGCTGGAGCGCGCCGCCATCATCGCCGGTCTGTTCCAGCTGGGCGGCACCCTGGGCGGGCTGATGGTCGGCGGGCTGATGGACCGCTTCGTCGCCAAACGGGTGATCGGTCTGTTCTACCTGATGGGCATGTGCTGCCTGCTGTCGCAGGGCATCTGGGGCTTTGGCCCGACGGTGCTGGCGGCGCTGGTGTTCGCCAGCGGCGTGTGCATCAACGGCGCGCAAACCGGCCTGCAGGCGTTCTCCCCGGCGTTTTACCCCACCGAAATGCGCGCCACCGGCGTCAGCTGGATGCACGGCATCGGCCGCAGCGGCGCGATCATCAGCTCGTCGATGGGCGGCGTGCTGCTGGGAATCTTCCCCGGCGCCACCAGCATTTTCATTATTCTGGCGATCCCGGCGTTGCTGGCGGCGATCACTATCATTAATCATCAGAAAGCGCATCCGGCGGAAATGGTCAAAGGCATCGGGCTCAACGATTTGCCCGCGCTGTCGCGCACCATGAACAACCGGTAA
- a CDS encoding alpha/beta hydrolase — MSVDPHIAAFLDALAKSGEKKLYEGTPEEARAGYRALAASLHPPGATVPVGSVENIVVDGASGELHARVYRPDGSGPFPTTAFFHGGGWVIGDLDTHDNVCREICRWSRVVVVSVAYRLAPEHPFPAAVDDAIAAMRWVVDHAPALGGNRLVAVAGDSAGGNLSAVVAQAFHADGVELAGQFLIYPATDLPGIHHQSWRQNATGYLLDKPLIEWFLRHYSAEARNFEDPRITPIHAGDFSGLCAAVIVTAQFDPLRDVGLDYGEALRAARVPVHIERCQGLIHGFFEMGQLSPEARRAIERSCKRFGEVIRAAR, encoded by the coding sequence ATGTCCGTAGATCCACATATTGCCGCTTTCCTCGATGCGTTGGCGAAGTCCGGCGAAAAGAAGTTATATGAAGGCACGCCTGAAGAGGCGCGAGCCGGCTATCGTGCCTTGGCGGCCAGCTTGCATCCGCCTGGCGCGACGGTTCCCGTTGGCAGCGTTGAAAATATTGTTGTTGATGGTGCATCTGGGGAGTTGCATGCAAGAGTCTACCGTCCCGATGGAAGCGGGCCATTTCCTACCACTGCATTTTTCCACGGCGGTGGCTGGGTTATCGGCGATCTCGACACGCACGACAACGTCTGCCGAGAGATCTGTCGATGGAGCCGGGTCGTTGTCGTGTCGGTAGCGTACCGACTGGCGCCAGAGCATCCGTTTCCGGCGGCGGTCGACGACGCCATCGCCGCGATGCGGTGGGTGGTTGACCATGCGCCCGCTCTCGGGGGCAATCGCCTTGTGGCCGTCGCCGGAGATAGCGCGGGAGGCAATCTGTCGGCGGTGGTGGCTCAAGCTTTCCATGCGGACGGCGTCGAATTGGCCGGCCAATTCTTGATCTATCCCGCGACCGATCTACCGGGTATCCATCATCAATCCTGGCGGCAGAATGCGACGGGCTATCTGCTCGATAAACCGTTGATCGAATGGTTCCTGCGCCATTATTCCGCTGAAGCGCGAAACTTTGAAGATCCCCGGATAACGCCTATTCATGCCGGTGATTTTTCCGGACTCTGTGCGGCAGTCATCGTAACCGCGCAATTTGATCCATTGAGGGACGTCGGCCTGGACTATGGAGAAGCGTTGCGTGCTGCGCGAGTGCCCGTTCATATCGAGCGGTGTCAGGGGCTAATACATGGCTTTTTCGAAATGGGGCAGCTATCGCCAGAGGCCCGGCGCGCGATCGAACGTAGTTGCAAGCGATTTGGCGAAGTGATTCGTGCAGCGCGGTGA
- the pckA gene encoding phosphoenolpyruvate carboxykinase (ATP), whose amino-acid sequence MSSRAVTPQTLTRYGISQATEIVHNPSYEQLFAEETRADLPPLERGTLTQLGAVNVDTSEFTGRSPKDKYIVRDDTTRDTVWWSDNGTGKNDNQPLSPEVWQRLKTLVGNQLSGKRLFVVDAFCGANADTRLKVRFITEVAWQAHFVKNMFIRPTDAELADFEPDFVVMNGAKCTNPDWQQQGLHSENFVAFNLTERIQLIGGTWYGGEMKKGLFSIMNYLLPLQGIASMHCSANVGEEGDVAVFFGLSGTGKTTLSTDPNRQLIGDDEHGWDDDGVFNFEGGCYAKTIKLSAQAEPEIYQAIRRDALLENVQVLADGSIDFDDASKTENTRVSYPIYHIDNIVKPVSKAGHARKIIFLTADAFGVLPPVSRLTPEQTQYHFLSGFTAKLAGTERGITTPTPTFSACFGAAFLTLHPTQYAEVLVKRMEAAGAQAYLVNTGWNGSGKRISIKDTRGIIDAILNGEIENAETFTLPIFGLAVPTALPGVDPSILDPRKTYADESLWQEKAQDLAQRFIDNFAKYTVTPAGEKLVSAGPKL is encoded by the coding sequence ATGTCTTCACGCGCTGTTACCCCACAGACTCTCACCCGTTACGGCATTTCCCAGGCCACCGAGATCGTCCATAACCCCAGCTACGAGCAGCTGTTCGCCGAGGAAACCCGCGCCGACCTGCCGCCGCTGGAGCGCGGCACCCTGACCCAGCTGGGCGCGGTCAATGTCGACACCAGCGAATTCACCGGCCGCTCGCCCAAAGATAAATACATCGTGCGCGACGACACCACGCGCGACACCGTGTGGTGGTCCGATAACGGCACCGGTAAAAACGACAACCAGCCGCTGTCGCCGGAGGTGTGGCAACGGCTGAAAACCCTGGTGGGCAATCAGCTGTCCGGCAAGCGCCTGTTCGTGGTGGACGCCTTCTGCGGCGCCAACGCCGATACCCGCCTGAAGGTGCGCTTTATTACCGAGGTGGCCTGGCAGGCGCACTTCGTCAAAAACATGTTTATCCGGCCGACCGATGCAGAACTGGCCGATTTCGAACCGGACTTCGTGGTGATGAACGGCGCCAAGTGCACCAACCCGGACTGGCAGCAGCAGGGCCTGCATTCCGAGAACTTCGTCGCCTTCAACCTGACCGAGCGCATCCAGCTGATCGGCGGTACCTGGTACGGCGGCGAAATGAAAAAGGGCCTGTTCTCGATCATGAACTATCTGCTGCCGCTGCAGGGCATCGCATCGATGCACTGTTCGGCCAACGTGGGCGAGGAAGGCGACGTAGCGGTATTCTTCGGCCTGTCCGGCACCGGCAAAACCACCCTCTCCACCGATCCCAACCGCCAACTGATCGGCGACGACGAGCACGGCTGGGACGACGACGGGGTATTCAACTTCGAGGGCGGCTGCTACGCCAAGACCATCAAGCTGTCTGCACAGGCCGAGCCGGAAATCTATCAGGCGATCCGTCGCGACGCCTTGCTGGAAAACGTGCAGGTGCTGGCCGACGGCAGCATCGACTTCGACGACGCAAGCAAAACCGAAAACACCCGCGTCTCTTATCCGATCTACCATATCGACAACATCGTCAAACCGGTGTCGAAAGCCGGCCACGCGCGCAAGATAATCTTCCTGACCGCCGACGCCTTCGGCGTGCTGCCGCCGGTATCGCGCCTGACGCCGGAACAGACTCAGTATCACTTCCTGTCGGGCTTCACCGCCAAGCTGGCGGGCACCGAACGCGGCATCACGACGCCGACGCCCACCTTCTCCGCCTGCTTCGGCGCGGCGTTCCTGACGCTGCACCCGACCCAATACGCCGAAGTGCTGGTGAAACGCATGGAAGCCGCCGGCGCGCAGGCTTACCTGGTGAACACCGGTTGGAACGGCAGCGGCAAACGCATCTCGATCAAGGATACCCGCGGCATCATCGACGCCATCCTGAACGGGGAAATCGAAAACGCCGAGACCTTCACCCTGCCTATCTTCGGCCTGGCAGTGCCGACTGCGCTGCCGGGTGTCGATCCGTCGATTCTCGATCCCCGCAAAACCTACGCTGACGAGTCGCTGTGGCAGGAAAAGGCACAGGATCTGGCGCAGCGCTTTATCGACAACTTCGCCAAATACACCGTCACCCCGGCGGGCGAAAAGCTGGTAAGCGCCGGGCCCAAGCTGTAA
- a CDS encoding 2-hydroxycarboxylate transporter family protein yields the protein MKQINAEMACEKNVPSPDSSGIINQIRQIDIGAVPIALFVTICAIVAVSAYANFLPKNMIGGLAVIMTLGFALAQLGKSMPLLRDIGGPAILCLMVPSVLVYFNVFQPNVMATVHLLMKDANLLYFVIASLVVGSILGMNRVILIQGMVRMFVPLVVGTVTAVVTGLLVGKLFGFTFYHTFFFIIVPIVGGGIGEGILPLSLAYSAILGGGPDLYVAQLAPAAVLGNIFAIVTAGVLARIGMQRKALSGDGMLIRSAQENAVFAIKETGGNVDFQLMGGGLLVICAFFIVGGLFEHILHIPGPVLMILFAVLCKYCRVIPASMETGAHSFYKFVSTALVWPLMIGLGMLYVPLESVVAVFSLGYVVVCGSVVLSMGLVSFLIAPYLKMFPVEAAIVTCCHSGLGGTGDVAILSASNRMELMPFAQIATRIGGASTVIGATLLLGWLV from the coding sequence ATGAAACAGATAAATGCAGAAATGGCCTGTGAGAAGAATGTGCCGTCGCCTGACTCATCAGGAATAATTAACCAAATCCGCCAGATAGATATCGGTGCGGTGCCGATTGCGCTGTTTGTCACTATTTGCGCGATTGTTGCCGTTTCGGCCTACGCTAACTTCCTGCCGAAGAATATGATCGGCGGCCTGGCGGTGATTATGACGCTGGGGTTTGCGCTGGCGCAGCTGGGCAAAAGTATGCCGTTGCTGCGCGATATCGGCGGGCCGGCCATTTTGTGCCTGATGGTGCCGTCGGTGCTGGTGTATTTCAATGTGTTCCAGCCAAACGTGATGGCGACGGTGCATCTGCTGATGAAAGACGCCAATTTGCTGTATTTCGTCATCGCCAGCCTGGTGGTCGGCAGCATACTCGGCATGAACCGGGTGATCCTGATCCAGGGCATGGTGCGCATGTTTGTGCCGTTGGTGGTGGGGACGGTGACGGCGGTGGTGACCGGGCTGCTGGTGGGCAAGCTGTTCGGCTTCACCTTCTATCACACCTTCTTCTTTATCATTGTGCCGATCGTCGGCGGCGGCATCGGCGAGGGTATTTTGCCGCTGTCGCTGGCCTATTCCGCCATTTTGGGCGGCGGGCCGGACCTGTACGTCGCGCAGTTGGCGCCTGCGGCGGTGCTGGGCAATATCTTCGCCATCGTCACCGCCGGAGTGCTGGCGCGCATCGGTATGCAGCGCAAGGCGCTGAGCGGCGACGGCATGCTGATTCGCTCCGCCCAGGAAAATGCGGTGTTCGCCATCAAGGAAACCGGCGGCAACGTCGATTTTCAGCTGATGGGCGGCGGGTTGTTGGTGATTTGCGCTTTCTTTATCGTCGGCGGCCTGTTTGAGCATATCCTGCATATTCCCGGACCGGTGCTGATGATCCTGTTTGCCGTATTGTGCAAATACTGCCGCGTGATACCGGCTTCGATGGAAACCGGGGCGCACAGCTTTTACAAGTTCGTCTCCACGGCGCTGGTATGGCCGCTGATGATTGGCCTGGGCATGCTGTACGTGCCTTTGGAGAGCGTGGTGGCGGTGTTCTCGCTCGGCTACGTGGTGGTGTGCGGTTCCGTGGTGCTGTCGATGGGGTTGGTGAGCTTCCTGATCGCGCCCTATCTGAAGATGTTCCCGGTAGAAGCGGCGATCGTTACCTGTTGCCACAGCGGCCTGGGCGGCACCGGCGACGTGGCTATCCTGTCGGCGTCCAACCGCATGGAGCTGATGCCCTTTGCCCAAATCGCCACGCGCATCGGCGGCGCTTCCACCGTAATCGGCGCGACGTTATTGCTTGGTTGGTTAGTTTGA
- a CDS encoding gallate dioxygenase: MAKIIGGLAVSHTPTIGFAVDHNKQHESAWAPIFDGFAPMRQWLEEKRPDVLLYVFNDHVTSFFFDHYSAFVLGIDDSYAVADEGGGPRDLPPIQGHAALSQHIGASLMADEFDMSFFQDKPLDHGLFSPLSALLPWQDGWPMQVVPLQVGVLQFPIPSARRCFKLGQALRRAIESFPEELRVAVVATGGVSHQVHGERCGFNNPEWDAQFIDMLVNDPERLTEITLAEYATLGGLEGAEVIMWLIMRGALSANVEKLHQAYYLPSMTGIATLILENQAREAPVDVHQRQRDKINLQLAGVEQLPGTYPFTHARSLKAIRINRFLHRLIQPAWRERFNTAQQALFDEAQLSAEEQRLLRDLDWRGLIHYGVSFFLLEKLGAVVGVSNLHIYSAMRGQTLEEFQQTRNQQVLYSVAGKAAK; the protein is encoded by the coding sequence ATGGCTAAGATCATTGGCGGACTGGCGGTGTCTCACACCCCGACCATCGGTTTTGCGGTGGACCACAACAAGCAGCACGAGAGCGCCTGGGCGCCGATTTTCGACGGCTTCGCGCCGATGCGGCAGTGGCTGGAAGAGAAACGGCCCGACGTGCTGCTGTACGTGTTCAACGACCACGTCACCTCGTTTTTCTTCGATCACTATTCGGCCTTCGTGCTGGGCATCGACGACAGTTATGCGGTGGCCGATGAAGGCGGCGGCCCGCGCGACCTGCCGCCCATTCAGGGCCATGCGGCGCTGTCCCAGCATATCGGCGCCAGCCTGATGGCAGACGAATTCGACATGTCGTTTTTCCAGGACAAGCCGCTCGACCACGGGCTGTTTTCGCCGCTTTCCGCCCTGCTGCCCTGGCAGGACGGCTGGCCGATGCAGGTGGTGCCGCTGCAGGTCGGCGTACTGCAGTTCCCCATTCCCTCCGCCCGCCGCTGTTTTAAACTCGGCCAGGCGCTGCGCCGGGCGATCGAAAGCTTCCCCGAGGAGCTGCGCGTGGCGGTGGTGGCCACCGGCGGCGTCTCGCACCAGGTGCACGGTGAACGCTGCGGTTTCAACAACCCGGAATGGGACGCGCAGTTTATCGACATGCTGGTCAACGATCCGGAACGTCTGACCGAAATTACCCTGGCGGAATACGCCACCCTGGGCGGGCTGGAGGGCGCCGAGGTGATCATGTGGCTGATTATGCGCGGCGCGCTGTCGGCCAACGTCGAAAAACTCCATCAGGCCTATTACCTGCCGTCGATGACCGGCATCGCCACGCTGATCCTCGAGAACCAGGCGCGCGAAGCGCCGGTTGACGTGCACCAGCGCCAGCGCGACAAAATCAACCTGCAGCTGGCGGGCGTGGAGCAACTGCCGGGCACCTATCCGTTCACCCACGCCCGCAGCCTGAAGGCGATCCGCATCAATCGCTTCCTGCACCGGCTGATTCAGCCAGCCTGGCGCGAGCGCTTCAATACGGCGCAACAGGCGCTGTTCGACGAAGCGCAACTCAGCGCCGAGGAACAGCGGCTGCTGCGCGACCTCGACTGGCGCGGGCTGATCCACTACGGCGTCAGCTTCTTCCTGCTGGAAAAACTCGGTGCGGTAGTCGGCGTCTCCAATCTGCATATCTACTCGGCGATGCGCGGCCAGACGCTGGAGGAGTTCCAGCAAACGCGCAATCAACAGGTGCTGTATTCGGTAGCGGGGAAAGCGGCGAAATGA
- a CDS encoding LysR family transcriptional regulator encodes MEYDESALTNLMQIRAFSQVVAQGSVSRAAAELFRTQSAITRSIRDLELRLAVPLFERHASGMLLTDFGKCVLPRARRAIAELHQIPALLHRLQGKGTARGDAEPLYLFNVRRLQIFVCLCETRHMQTVATLLGLSQPAISAALKVLENGAGVALLERTPHGMVPSLAGREIEPNVRRALNELQHIPADIAARRGVLEGRVRVGALPLGRTRLLPQAIVQLTSRYPGVSVVTNESAFDALASELRSGDIDFIFGALRASDYAADVYNETLFTEAMVLLARRGHPLAQPGLQPGQLKEARWVLPRSATPARRLLDDCFLAMEIPVANPVVETGDLALVRGLLLNSDMLAAVSAHQLEHELASGELVRLPLALPDTERAIGLTCRTGSLHSPAAQALIDCLRQVCAA; translated from the coding sequence ATGGAATATGACGAAAGTGCGCTGACAAACCTGATGCAAATCAGGGCATTCAGCCAGGTGGTGGCGCAGGGCAGCGTATCGCGCGCCGCCGCCGAGCTATTCAGAACTCAGTCGGCCATCACCCGTTCGATCCGCGATCTGGAGCTGCGGCTGGCGGTGCCGCTGTTCGAGCGCCATGCCAGCGGCATGCTGTTGACCGACTTCGGCAAGTGCGTGCTGCCGCGCGCCCGGCGGGCGATAGCCGAGCTGCATCAGATCCCGGCGCTGCTGCACCGCCTGCAGGGCAAAGGGACGGCGCGCGGCGACGCCGAGCCGCTGTACCTGTTCAACGTGCGGCGGCTGCAGATTTTTGTCTGCCTGTGCGAAACCCGCCATATGCAAACCGTCGCCACGCTGCTCGGCCTGAGCCAGCCGGCGATCAGCGCCGCGCTGAAGGTGCTGGAAAACGGCGCCGGCGTGGCGCTGCTGGAACGCACGCCGCACGGCATGGTGCCGTCGCTGGCCGGGCGCGAGATCGAACCCAACGTGCGCCGCGCGCTGAATGAGCTGCAGCACATTCCCGCCGACATCGCCGCGCGTCGCGGGGTGCTGGAAGGGCGGGTGCGGGTCGGCGCGCTGCCGCTGGGCCGCACGCGGCTTCTGCCGCAGGCCATTGTGCAGCTGACGTCGCGCTACCCCGGCGTCAGCGTGGTCACCAACGAAAGCGCGTTTGACGCGCTGGCCAGCGAGCTGCGTTCCGGCGATATCGACTTCATCTTCGGTGCGCTGCGGGCCAGCGACTACGCCGCCGATGTCTACAACGAGACGCTGTTCACCGAGGCGATGGTGCTGCTGGCGCGGCGCGGTCATCCGCTGGCGCAGCCGGGCCTGCAGCCAGGGCAGCTGAAGGAGGCGCGCTGGGTATTGCCGCGTTCGGCCACGCCGGCGCGGCGTTTGCTGGATGATTGTTTTCTGGCGATGGAGATACCGGTGGCCAACCCGGTGGTGGAAACCGGCGATCTGGCGCTGGTGCGCGGGCTGCTGCTGAATTCCGACATGCTGGCTGCGGTCTCCGCGCATCAGCTGGAGCATGAGTTGGCCTCCGGCGAACTGGTGCGGCTGCCGCTGGCGCTGCCCGATACCGAGCGCGCCATCGGGCTGACCTGCCGCACCGGCAGCCTGCACTCACCGGCGGCGCAGGCGCTGATCGACTGTCTGCGCCAGGTGTGCGCCGCTTAG